From the Plasmodium vivax chromosome 5, whole genome shotgun sequence genome, one window contains:
- a CDS encoding hypothetical protein, conserved (encoded by transcript PVX_089340A), with translation MKTIGRTCRVFPTLQKRCNDVREIRGRHYFSSLKDANGLKSAILSYADSVEDFIQRRKEHEVKVKAIFEEHYGGYPREDEMVSLCMGSCEKDILNGDVPNIKRYLQEGHSNGKHSDVAKGNEVPFLRRTKMLKILTTCGIRVPPKVLLYYALEAVTKLGTHLEEHKGNIIRHDAVTKRENYIRINSYYYDREKVPFPFMSLYQSISNILYSVSENRIESTETYLHLKDLIVQNYMNIEDVVRKAPASLNISVLFFLVNLCIYFGKNVKLKNLCIDVLNPYVGAISEDERNISSDDAFYLILALRLYFSSFGYNTDVLNRLTSHNKQFVSSVLSLANPSDGFYTEENTRYAYITEFLNRQDKRVELKKVHVPPFAFSLTSLNNRTVYILDSPRQYYANEAATLRSCVFWRYYLAAKDGFTLVRLCQKEDYADLFTESKRDEVLQASISRDYLYDCDELVRPPGLKHVEGKG, from the exons ATGAAGACGATCGGCAGAACGTGTAGAGTTTTCCCAACGCTGCAGAAACGATGCAACGATGTGCGGGAAATACGAGGGAGGCATTACTTCTCCTCCTTGAAGGACGCAAACGGGTTGAAGAGCGCCATTTTGAGTTATGCCGACTCAGTGGAGGACTTCATTCAGAGGAGAAAAGAACATGAGGTGAAAGTGAAAGCCATTTTTGAGGAGCACTATGGTGGGTACCCGAGGGAGGACGAAATGGTGTCCCTTTGCATGGGGTCATGTGAAAAGGATATACTAAATGGAGACGTGCCCAACATAAAAAGGTACCTTCAGGAGGGGCATTCCAATGGGAAGCATAGCGACGTGGCAAAAGGGAATGAAGTACCCTTTTTAAGGAGAACAAAGATGCTCAAAATTTTAACCACCTGTGGAATTCGAGTGCCCCCCAAAGTGCTGCTCTACTACGCCCTCGAGGCAGTAACGAAACTGGGGACTCATCTGGAAGAACACAAGGGGAATATAATAAGACACGACGCGGTGACGAAGAGGGAAAATTACATCCGCATTAACAGCTACTACTACGATAGGGAGAAGGTACCTTTCCCCTTCATGTCTTTATACCAATCGATAAGCAACATATTGTATAGCGTAAGTGAGAACAGGATTGAATCTACGGAGACGTACTTACATTTGAAGGATTTAATTGTCcaaaattatatgaacaTAGAAGACGTTGTGAGGAAGGCACCGGCTTCTCTCAACATTAGTGtgctcttcttcctcgtcaatttgtgcatttactttgggaaaaatgtaaaattaaaaaacctCTGCATAGATGTGCTAAACCCGTATGTAGGTGCCATCTCGGAGGATGAAAGGAACATTTCTTCGGATGACGCCTTTTACCTAATTTTGGCCTTGCGCCTTTACTTTAGCAGCTTTGGCTACAACACGGATGTGTTGAATCGGCTGACTAGCCACAACAAGCAATTCGTCTCTTCTGTTCTATCTCTGGCTAACCCCTCGGATGGGTTCTACACAGAAGAGAACACACGATACGCCTACATAACGGAGTTCCTTAATAGACAAGACAAACGCGTCGAACTGAAAAAGGTGCACGTCCCGCCCTTCGCCTTTTCCCTCACCTCTCTGAACAACCGAACGGTGTACATTTTGGACTCCCCTCGGCAGTACTACGCTAATGAGGCGGCCACCCTGCGCAGTTGCGTTTTTTGGAG GTACTACCTCGCCGCGAAGGACGGCTTCACCCTCGTGCGTCTCTGCCAAAAGGAGGACTACGCCGATTTGTTCACCGAGAGCAAGCGGGATGAAGTCTTGCAGGCATCTATCAGTAGGGATTACCTATACGACTGCGACGAGTTGGTTCGCCCACCTGGGCTGAAGCATGTGGAGGGTAAAGGTTAG
- a CDS encoding hypothetical protein, conserved (encoded by transcript PVX_089330A; Apicoplast targeted protein. Curated by Stuart Ralph, Walter and Eliza Hall Institute of Medical Research, Australia.) yields MKIVSIVLSLLLLFFINLFFVKSIYKNEQSYNVPLNVLFSKGKHIRKRLCNECFFKNEINMIYNSCRALESVNYNNFNRSKIFYFVKESPKMLKRYVSLRSASTLSEVFSVRFLTTFLSERASLLTNWFYLLEGTYIKNNILRGLVGFFGTLVLRFLVVYLVQLAASFFLFHYVNMVSQKTQAYILEVSGSNYVSRVIGFFQLNLVNYYLNVSGEFVQAILIRALFNQYEGHLVKTIIYNSSDYYINTKLTNKYELLYQCTKKFVLTRINKLSLFTFNYLRYFVLTNLFFKISGGTYNKFSPSDVKMPGVYSNPRKSLNKDMKYATKKEIQVLRSFCKETGCHTCGVSCHDRFIGDHQPPVQVIKDMVDYYKKKKLLRSLLKFFKLYDTKQRLYPQCVRCSQLQSASVRCKKLRLIPHYNTVRLFHASSVFHLALKMLLLTQWNKIVFWDGDNVR; encoded by the exons atgaaaatcgTCTCGATCGTCCTATCCCTGCTGCTCCTATTCTTCATCAACCTGTTCTTCGTCAAGTCcatatacaaaaatgagcaaagtTACAACGTGCCGCTCAATGTCCTCTTCAGCAAGGGGAAGCACATACGGAAGAGACTATGCAAtgagtgtttttttaaaaatgaaatcaaTATGATTTATAACAGTTGCCGTGCGTTGGAGAGTGTAAACTATAATAACTTTAACCgaagcaaaattttttactttgtgAAAGAGTCTCCTAAGATGCTGAAGAGATACGTTAGCTTGAGATCTGCTTCCACCCTTTCGGAGGTGTTTTCTGTTCGCTTCCTGACGACGTTCCTTTCGGAGAGGGCGTCTCTGCTGACGAACTGGTTCTACCTACTGGAGGGCACCTacataaagaataatatCCTGCGCGGCTTGGTGGGCTTCTTCGGCACCCTCGTGCTGCGCTTCCTGG tggTGTACCTCGTGCAGCTGGCCGCGTCGTTCTTCCTGTTCCACTACGTCAACATGGTGTCGCAAAAGACGCAGGCGTACATTTTAGAAGTGAGTGGGTCCAACTACGTCTCCAGGGTGATCGGCTTCTTCCAACTGAACCTCGTGAATTATTACCTGAACGTGTCTGGCGAGTTTGTTCAGGCGATCCTCATACGAGCGCTCTTCAATCAGTATGAAGGGCACCTGGTCAAGACCATCATCTATAACAGCTCGGATTACTACATAAACACCAAGCTGACGAATAAGTATGAGCTGCTGTACCAGTGCACCAAGAAGTTCGTGCTGACGCGCATCAACAAGCTGAGTCTCTTCACCTTCAATTACCTGCGCTACTTCGTGCTCACCAACTTGTTCTTTAAGATTTCCGGCGGCAC ctACAACAAATTTTCGCCGAGCGACGTGAAGATGCCGGGCGTGTACTCCAACCCGAGGAAGAGCCTGAACAAGGACATGAAGTACGCCACCAAGAAGGAAATACAAGTGCTGCGGAGCTTCTGCAAAGAAACGGGCTGCCACACATGCGGAGTCAGTTGCCACGACAGGTTCATAGGGGACCACCAACCACCTGTACAAGTCATAAAGGATATGGTagattattacaaaaaaaaaaaactccttaGATCTCtcctcaaattttttaagctaTATGATACCAAGCAGAGGTTATATCCCCAGTGTGTCCGCTGCTCCCAGTTACAGTCAGCTTCTGTGCGGTGCAAAAAGCTGCGGCTCATTCCGCACTACAATACGGTTCGCCTTTTCCATGCCTCCTCCGTTTTTCACTTGGCGCTCAAGATGCTTCTTCTAACCCAGTGGAATAAGATAGTTTTTTGGGACGGTGACAATGTGCGCTGA
- a CDS encoding hypothetical protein, conserved (encoded by transcript PVX_089335A), with amino-acid sequence MNYNNSYADGNMHGRRKVNNAKEKEQESWSNMNYVRNSQMNLAGRPGADAMMGHRSYADASPSESNVERSLPVGPGYEQAGPPIYSLDADAGHVGGHVGGHMGGQFGGNVGGNLGNRAGANFQHGFLNPNDLGAASAPSATPPSYVNAHPVWGGKRSEFYGPSEASHAASGANGGGYPTVGGPFHPGGANANPNFYNTSKVPSQEGRREGMYPHHVGPKNEVQGGDNRLHFVNDSMYNQQEMKTQVFIPSQPFKGENSNMSGSQVSTSAFPQSERWSNRTDDVEPKASKGIMHNIFESLTSTVQTNDPINNLMKQKVANMVMSEIEKKIESHDTSFIGNKLALLRGYFDVTHSYVVNKILFILVPYVYIRKALCESRTYYVYSHLERMIGSGHHSKSYTSAFSLNKGGSTQGYARGAEESASLIKGTASDPFAQNQGFFFNPKGVSDVRSGVGSDVRSGVGSDMGSDVRNGLGGGVGSGPDAQRGIPGRHNSNDINYVDYSSNMGIFKADLYIPLMSSITYILLYTLTVTAQKNNFVFNPDNLFSITSYVFLLLFFETAIIKFLFLLTCRDINLSFLHILSFISYKFVILCGLIVTKFFFYLLHFTCASLYGVTEDMIEKAESEVNVLESKNPHNAFKSMSGAPPPPSSGFSPYGVVLFLNSRTMYRLTQIYFYVTVSVQMMQLFKSIHLYVHDNSSLSNHLNVKRINILILIFSLSQIFLCWILTPYFA; translated from the coding sequence ATGAACTACAACAACAGCTATGCCGACGGCAATATGCACGGAAGGCGAAAGGTGAACAATGCCAAGGAGAAGGAACAGGAGTCATGGAGCAACATGAATTACGTGAGGAATAGCCAAATGAATTTGGCTGGTAGGCCCGGCGCAGACGCCATGATGGGACATAGAAGCTACGCGGACGCGTCGCCGAGCGAGAGCAACGTGGAGAGGAGTCTGCCCGTCGGTCCGGGGTATGAGCAGGCGGGCCCGCCCATCTACAGCCTGGACGCGGACGCAGGTCATGTGGGCGGCCACGTTGGCGGTCACATGGGCGGCCAATTTGGCGGTAATGTCGGGGGCAACCTGGGGAACCGCGCCGGCGCAAACTTCCAGCACGGCTTCCTCAACCCCAACGACCTCGGTGCAGCGAGCGCGCCCAGTGCGACTCCACCCAGTTATGTCAACGCGCACCCCGTTTGGGGGGGCAAGCGGAGCGAGTTCTACGGGCCAAGTGAGGCCAGTCACGCCGCGAGCGGTGCGAACGGTGGAGGTTACCCCACGGTAGGCGGCCCTTTCCACCCCGGTGGGGCAAACGCGAACcctaatttttataacacgAGTAAGGTTCCCAGCCAAGAAGGCAGAAGAGAGGGAATGTACCCCCACCATGTAGGGCCGAAGAACGAAGTGCAGGGAGGAGACAACCGTCTACACTTCGTAAACGACAGCATGTATAACCAGCAGGAAATGAAGACCCAGGTGTTTATCCCCTCGCAACCAttcaaaggagaaaatagcAACATGAGTGGCAGCCAAGTGAGTACGAGTGCCTTCCCCCAGTCGGAGAGATGGAGCAACAGAACAGACGACGTAGAACCGAAAGCGAGCAAAGGAATTATGCACAACATATTTGAAAGTCTAACGAGCACAGTGCAGACGAATGATCCGATTAACAATCTAATGAAACAGAAAGTGGCCAACATGGTGATGAgtgaaattgaaaaaaaaattgaaagccACGACACCAGTTTTATAGGAAATAAGTTGGCACTGCTGAGAGGGTACTTTGATGTCACTCACTCGTAtgttgttaataaaattcttttcattttggttcCTTATGTGTACATACGGAAGGCTCTGTGTGAGTCTCGGACTTACTATGTGTATAGCCACTTGGAGCGGATGATAGGGAGTGGCCACCACAGCAAGAGCTACACTTCTGCGTTTTCGCTTAACAAGGGGGGGAGTACCCAGGGCTACGCGCGTGGCGCGGAGGAGAGCGCCAGCCTCATCAAGGGCACCGCAAGTGACCCGTTTGCGCAGAACCAGGGCTTTTTCTTCAACCCGAAGGGGGTCAGCGATGTGAGAAGCGGCGTGGGGAGCGATGTGAGAAGCGGCGTGGGAAGTGACATGGGAAGTGACGTGCGAAACGGCCTAGGTGGCGGCGTGGGGAGCGGCCCCGACGCACAGCGGGGCATCCCCGGGAGACACAACTCAAACGACATAAACTACGTGGACTACAGCAGCAACATGGGGATCTTCAAAGCGGACCTCTACATACCGCTCATGTCCAGCATCACCTACATCCTCCTATACACCCTCACAGTGACAGCCCAGAAAAACAACTTTGTGTTTAACCCAGACAATCTGTTCAGCATAACGTCGTATGTCTTCCTCCTGCTATTCTTCGAAACAGCCattatcaaatttttatttttgctaaccTGCCGAGATATTAacctctcctttttgcacatCCTTTCGTTTATTTCCTACAAATTTGTAATCCTATGTGGGTTGATAGTTACcaagtttttcttttaccttttgcattttacgTGTGCCTCTCTCTACGGGGTGACGGAAGATATGATTGAGAAGGCAGAGTCGGAGGTGAACGTCTTAGAGAGCAAGAATCCCCACAATGCATTCAAAAGCATGAgtggtgcccccccccccccctcgtcGGGCTTCAGCCCCTACGGTGTTGTCCTCTTCCTTAACAGCCGCACCATGTACCGATTGACGCAGATTTATTTCTACGTCACAGTCAGTGTGCAGATGATGCAGCTCTTTAAGTCGATTCACCTGTACGTGCACGACAATTCCAGCTTGTCTAACCACCTGAACGTCAAGCGGATTAACATTTTGATTCTCATCTTTTCCCTCtcccaaatttttttgtgctggATTTTGACTCCCTACTTCGCCTGA
- a CDS encoding hypothetical protein, conserved (encoded by transcript PVX_089345A), which translates to MEEKALQTHITLLFYLIVLFYLKNFTFSFIDMPRKLYKYIKFYYSFLILLTIVGFFGRLLVLTRLLIIQQVQKIVNSFLENKAPHLRNAKRNGRLRRAQRNGARAPWGDSLVGGGSGERGGGPERGGSGERDGSGDVSASSDGGVGSDCVVGSDGRLSNDDRLSSDGRLSSDGRLSSDGRLSSDGCLSSDGCLSSDGWASSDGRVSSDGGVSSDGGVSSDGGVSSDGGIGSDASRSKGARASRRGSKGLRSFLKFIRIIKSKKRKAADGGKRHGRGNPPAEAESSTATSGERIKFDMNTPERGEECPSEDCTHSSGSSASEGESTSVRSEAGNHVKGGRQTGAHNFEEEEDPYLHNYLTKQNYLRLYSLLTDALFSPKSNLAITGDTSGMGLQRKIRKCAHCKSEVSSPREDKPSGIAGDYCATCIRLERTFPKPILKKSYSPPSKEESQKRKATKRIRFNAEVETYYIDKYLGEDSDAYGLRLGGDKRKGMCKVFGEYSVANSDIFSYYNMRYNLNAVFSDLVNLVCDCKDKIVRRF; encoded by the coding sequence atggaggagaaaGCGCTGCAGACCCACATCACGCTGCTGTTCTACCTGATCGTCCTGTTCTACCTGAAGAACTTCACCTTTAGCTTTATTGACATGCCGCGGAAGCTTTATAAGTACATCAAATTTTACTATTCCTTTTTGATTCTCCTGACGATAGTGGGTTTCTTCGGAAGACTGCTTGTCCTAACCAGACTGCTTATCATTCAGCAGGTGCAGAAGATTGTAAATAGCTTTTTGGAGAATAAGGCCCCCCACTTGAGGAATGCCAAACGAAATGGGAGGCTCAGAAGGGCTCAGCGGAACGGTGCGCGTGCCCCTTGGGGTGATTCGCTCGTtgggggtggaagcggtgagAGGGGTGGAGGCCCTGAAAGGGGCGGAAGCGGTGAGAGGGATGGAAGCGGTGACGTTTCGGCTAGCAGTGATGGTGGGGTTGGAAGCGACTGCGTAGTTGGCAGTGATGGCCGCCTCAGCAATGATGACCGCCTCAGCAGCGATGGTCGTCTCAGCAGCGATGGCCGCCTCAGCAGCGATGGCCGCCTCAGCAGCGATGGCTGTCTCAGCAGTGATGGCTGTCTTAGTAGCGATGGGTGGGCTAGCAGCGACGGCAGGGTGAGCAGCGACGGAGGGGTCAGCAGTGATGGCGGGGTTAGCAGCGATGGGGGGGTCAGCAGTGATGGAGGGATCGGAAGCGATGCAAGCAGAAGCAAAGGTGCACGCGCTAGCAGGCGAGGCAGCAAAGGCCTGCGCAGCTTCCTCAAGTTCATTcgaattataaaaagcaaGAAGAGGAAGGCTGCCGATGGCGGGAAGAGACACGGAAGAGGTAATCCCCCCGCTGAGGCGGAAAGCAGCACCGCCACCTCAGGTGAGAGAATCAAATTTGACATGAATACCCCCGAACGAGGTGAAGAATGTCCAAGCGAGGACTGCACGCATAGCAGCGGCTCCAGCGCATCCGAGGGAGAGTCAACCAGTGTAAGGAGCGAAGCAGGCAACCATGTGAAGGGCGGAAGGCAAACGGGTGCCCATAAttttgaagaggaggaagaccccTACCTGCATAACTACCTTACGAAGCAAAACTACCTCCGATTGTATTCCCTCCTGACGGATGCCCTTTTCAGCCCCAAGAGTAATCTCGCCATAACGGGGGACACCTCTGGGATGGGCCTCCAAAGGAAGATACGCAAATGTGCGCACTGCAAAAGTGAAGTGAGTTCCCCACGCGAAGATAAACCTAGTGGGATCGCTGGCGATTATTGTGCCACTTGCATAAGACTCGAAAGGACATTCCCCAAGCCTATATTGAAGAAGAgctactcccccccctcgaaGGAAGAATCACAAAAGAGGAAGGCAACCAAGCGAATTCGCTTCAACGCAGAAGTAGAAACCTACTACATAGACAAGTATCTGGGAGAAGACTCAGATGCCTATGGACTGCGCTTGGGGGGTGACAAGCGGAAGGGCATGTGCAAAGTTTTTGGAGAGTACAGCGTGGCCAACTCGGACATCTTCAGCTACTACAACATGCGCTACAATTTGAACGCCGTCTTTAGTGACCTCGTCAACTTGGTTTGTGATTGCAAGGACAAAATTGTGCGCAGgttttag